One Tunturibacter gelidoferens genomic region harbors:
- a CDS encoding outer membrane beta-barrel protein, whose product MFGFRSSVKKVAGLLLAGLMASGAVAVQAQVTHRTRRESSANRKARIARTTAETYSHRYEVAGGGGYMRFKPGSSLQKNNEVTFWMSGTYFLNPKLGIIGEVRGAYGNAKIGNNLGSPVTLPFNPQISEYPFLGGVAYRVYAKEKIAVTVTGEGGAVLGKFDGDAKGFQSRDIGVWQDATKPAFALGANFDYNFYPNIAFRVSPTYLATFFRLDPTDLTHGPQSTIQNNFGVNVGLVYRFGKIK is encoded by the coding sequence ATGTTCGGTTTTCGTTCGAGTGTAAAGAAGGTAGCAGGATTGTTGCTGGCGGGGTTGATGGCCAGCGGGGCGGTTGCGGTACAGGCACAGGTGACGCACAGGACGCGGCGGGAGTCGAGCGCCAACCGCAAGGCTCGCATTGCGCGGACGACTGCGGAGACGTACAGCCATCGGTATGAAGTTGCGGGGGGCGGCGGATACATGCGGTTCAAACCAGGCTCTTCCCTGCAGAAGAATAATGAAGTGACGTTCTGGATGTCGGGAACCTACTTCCTGAATCCGAAGCTGGGCATCATCGGAGAAGTTCGCGGGGCGTATGGAAATGCGAAGATCGGGAACAATCTAGGCTCGCCAGTAACCCTGCCCTTCAACCCGCAGATCTCGGAATACCCGTTCCTGGGCGGAGTGGCCTACCGGGTGTATGCGAAGGAGAAGATTGCTGTGACTGTGACCGGCGAAGGCGGAGCTGTTCTGGGCAAGTTTGACGGCGACGCCAAGGGTTTTCAGTCTAGGGATATCGGGGTATGGCAGGATGCGACCAAACCGGCGTTTGCCCTTGGTGCCAACTTCGACTACAACTTCTATCCGAACATCGCGTTTCGGGTTTCGCCAACCTACCTAGCGACGTTCTTCCGGTTGGATCCGACGGATCTGACTCACGGACCGCAGAGCACGATTCAGAACAACTTTGGCGTCAATGTCGGTCTGGTGTACCGGTTCGGAAAGATCAAGTAA
- the pgsA gene encoding CDP-diacylglycerol--glycerol-3-phosphate 3-phosphatidyltransferase, with translation MNLPNSITMSRIACVPLLIWILSPAFPFTGGHGAVGLRGGEQEIIASIVFILAAITDGLDGYLARRRKQITTMGMLLDPLADKLMVTAAYIILVAYNPRVVPPWIAVLVIGREFLVSGLRSIAATEGFTIEASEIGKLKTVIQIVSVVAAILAHRWDYWNWGGYIVGVHFIAVTAIYWMTIVSIISAIDYFIGFWKKIDHASDKRRKRRSFVLSRKPKPVPPTEHPSRIT, from the coding sequence ATGAACCTGCCCAACTCCATCACGATGAGCCGTATCGCATGCGTTCCTCTGCTCATCTGGATACTCTCGCCCGCCTTCCCCTTCACCGGCGGACACGGAGCGGTAGGCCTCCGCGGCGGCGAACAGGAGATCATCGCCAGCATCGTCTTCATCCTTGCCGCCATTACCGACGGCCTCGACGGCTACCTCGCCCGCCGCCGCAAACAGATCACCACCATGGGCATGCTGCTCGACCCCTTGGCCGACAAGCTCATGGTCACTGCCGCCTACATCATCCTGGTGGCCTATAACCCCCGCGTAGTGCCGCCCTGGATCGCGGTCCTGGTTATCGGACGCGAGTTCCTGGTCTCAGGTCTCCGCAGCATCGCTGCCACAGAAGGCTTCACCATCGAAGCCAGCGAGATCGGAAAGCTCAAGACCGTCATCCAGATTGTCTCGGTCGTCGCGGCCATCCTCGCGCACCGTTGGGACTACTGGAACTGGGGCGGCTATATCGTCGGCGTCCACTTCATCGCCGTCACCGCTATCTACTGGATGACCATCGTCTCCATCATCTCCGCGATCGACTACTTCATCGGCTTCTGGAAGAAGATCGACCACGCCTCCGACAAACGCCGCAAGCGTCGCAGCTTCGTCCTCAGCCGGAAGCCCAAGCCTGTGCCTCCGACAGAGCACCCCTCCCGCATCACTTAG
- a CDS encoding fumarate hydratase — MATIKQDDFIRSVADALQYISFYHPVDYITNLARAYEMEQSHAAKDAMAQILINSRMCAEGHRPICQDTGIVTAFVKVGMEVRWEPGIGGMMTMQEMVDEGVREAWRNADNVLRPSILEDPAFTRRNTGDNTPAMVVVELVEGGEVDVTVASKGGGSEAKSKFAMLNPSDSVVDWVLKTVPTMGAGWCPPGMLGIGIGGTAEKAMVMAKESLMDPIDMQELIARGAKTKIEELRIELYHKVNRLGIGAQGLGGLTTVLDVKIMDFPTHAANLPIAMIPNCAATRHLHFHLDGSGPVMVDPPKLDAWPKLEYDVHTARRVDLNTVTHDDVKTWKPGEVILLSGKLLTGRDAAHKRMTDMLTRGEKLPVDFKNRFIYYVGPVEAVRDEAVGPAGPTTATRMDKFTRQMLAETGLLGMIGKAERGPAGIDAIREFEAVYLIAIGGAAYLVSKAIKSSKVLAFADLGMEAIYEFDVQDMPVTVAVDTKGTSVHTTGPEEWSRRIAGIPILQ, encoded by the coding sequence ATGGCGACGATCAAGCAGGACGACTTTATCCGGAGTGTGGCGGATGCGCTGCAATACATCAGCTTCTACCATCCGGTGGACTACATTACGAACCTTGCACGGGCCTACGAGATGGAGCAGAGCCACGCCGCGAAGGATGCGATGGCGCAGATTCTGATCAACTCGCGGATGTGCGCCGAGGGTCATCGGCCAATCTGCCAGGACACGGGAATTGTGACGGCATTTGTGAAAGTCGGGATGGAGGTTCGGTGGGAGCCCGGCATCGGCGGCATGATGACGATGCAGGAGATGGTCGATGAGGGGGTGCGCGAGGCGTGGCGGAACGCCGATAACGTGTTGAGGCCGAGTATTCTGGAAGACCCTGCATTTACACGCAGAAATACCGGCGACAACACGCCGGCCATGGTGGTGGTCGAGTTGGTGGAGGGTGGAGAGGTGGACGTCACGGTTGCGTCGAAGGGCGGAGGCTCGGAGGCGAAGAGCAAGTTTGCGATGTTGAATCCTTCGGATTCGGTGGTGGACTGGGTGCTGAAGACAGTTCCGACGATGGGAGCGGGATGGTGTCCTCCGGGGATGCTGGGAATCGGGATCGGCGGGACCGCGGAGAAGGCGATGGTGATGGCGAAGGAGTCGCTGATGGACCCGATCGACATGCAGGAGTTGATCGCGCGGGGGGCCAAGACGAAGATCGAAGAGCTGAGGATCGAGCTGTATCACAAGGTCAATCGGCTGGGCATCGGTGCGCAGGGGCTGGGCGGACTGACAACTGTGCTTGACGTGAAGATCATGGACTTCCCGACGCACGCGGCGAATCTGCCGATCGCCATGATTCCGAACTGTGCGGCGACGCGGCATCTTCACTTCCACCTCGATGGCAGCGGACCAGTGATGGTGGATCCGCCGAAGCTGGATGCATGGCCGAAGCTGGAGTACGACGTGCATACAGCGCGACGGGTCGATCTGAATACCGTGACACACGACGATGTGAAGACTTGGAAGCCGGGCGAGGTGATTCTGCTCTCGGGCAAACTGCTGACCGGGCGCGACGCGGCACACAAGCGAATGACCGACATGTTGACGCGAGGCGAGAAGCTTCCGGTCGACTTCAAGAACCGGTTTATCTACTATGTGGGGCCGGTGGAGGCGGTGCGCGATGAGGCTGTAGGACCTGCCGGACCGACGACGGCAACGCGCATGGACAAGTTCACGCGACAGATGCTGGCCGAGACTGGCCTGCTGGGGATGATCGGCAAGGCGGAGCGCGGTCCGGCAGGGATTGATGCCATTCGCGAGTTCGAGGCGGTGTATCTGATCGCGATTGGCGGCGCCGCGTATCTGGTCTCGAAGGCGATCAAGAGTTCGAAGGTCCTGGCGTTCGCCGATCTGGGGATGGAGGCGATCTACGAGTTCGACGTGCAGGATATGCCTGTGACCGTGGCGGTCGACACCAAAGGCACCAGCGTGCATACGACGGGACCGGAGGAGTGGTCGCGCAGAATCGCCGGGATTCCGATTCTGCAGTAG